One Deltaproteobacteria bacterium DNA segment encodes these proteins:
- a CDS encoding disulfide reductase — protein MQMILFPGCKVPYYVPFYETSSRMVLDRFGIEFVDLELACCGYPIRFLDFKAFIFSAARNIALVGEKGLPLVCLCKCCYGTLRYADFLLKKNEALLKEVNEVLKEEGLRYPAGVEIKHLLNVFFEDIDPTNIWKKNTRPFQNLKVAPHYGCHILRPRDVV, from the coding sequence ATGCAAATGATCTTGTTCCCCGGATGCAAAGTGCCCTATTATGTCCCCTTTTACGAAACCTCCAGTCGAATGGTCCTGGATCGGTTCGGGATCGAATTCGTGGATCTGGAACTTGCCTGTTGCGGATACCCGATTCGCTTTCTGGACTTTAAAGCCTTTATTTTTTCCGCGGCCCGAAATATCGCCCTGGTCGGCGAAAAGGGGTTACCCCTGGTGTGTCTTTGTAAGTGCTGTTACGGCACGCTGCGCTATGCGGATTTTCTTTTAAAAAAAAATGAGGCGCTATTAAAGGAAGTTAATGAGGTCTTAAAGGAAGAAGGCCTGAGGTATCCTGCCGGAGTTGAAATCAAACACCTGTTAAATGTTTTTTTTGAAGATATTGATCCAACCAATATCTGGAAAAAAAATACCCGGCCTTTCCAAAATCTTAAGGTGGCCCCCCATTACGGGTGCCACATCCTGCGTCCCCGGGATGTGGT